In one Vulgatibacter incomptus genomic region, the following are encoded:
- a CDS encoding sensor histidine kinase: MAHPARALTSPRAPVSIDAGDRASTGVLPADLLSSWRERRLAAHSRTLSFLRLAAIIVGVCVAAVPGWAAALGLDGVSFRLVLGAMVAYTLAAAAAIPRGGSEPGRLSTAVTYAALCLDAAVAAYVIAATGGLRSPLLAVQVGLAASFALLFPRPLLAAPAFLVLPALARIDRALGTTGGSLFEILTVVGYGALDLAIVLLIVEANRREEERLEQLVRLERALGELAVANERARLSREIHDGLGASLSSLSLQTQYLLQLCPDGALRAEIEELRLASGDALEELRHALHVMRGDFDLARASREHCAAIERRCRLPIRFEQEGEAPAAGEAGELHLTLFRLLQEAVSNAVKHAGPTRIEVRLAFAPGSSSLTVRDDGAGFDPDAPKAGHYGLRGMRERAKRCGGEVWIESSLGAGACVRVEFPNRERPPAAA, encoded by the coding sequence ATGGCGCATCCCGCTCGGGCCCTCACGAGCCCCCGTGCGCCGGTGTCGATCGATGCCGGCGATCGCGCGTCCACCGGGGTGCTTCCCGCGGACCTCCTCTCGAGCTGGCGGGAGCGACGCCTGGCGGCCCACTCGCGCACCCTCTCCTTCCTCCGGCTCGCCGCCATCATTGTCGGCGTCTGTGTCGCTGCCGTGCCCGGGTGGGCGGCGGCGCTCGGCCTCGACGGCGTCTCCTTCCGCCTCGTCCTCGGGGCGATGGTCGCCTACACGCTCGCGGCGGCTGCCGCGATTCCCCGAGGCGGCAGCGAACCCGGCCGGCTCTCCACCGCAGTCACCTACGCTGCCCTCTGCCTCGACGCCGCCGTCGCCGCCTACGTGATCGCGGCCACGGGCGGCCTCCGCTCGCCGCTGCTCGCGGTCCAGGTGGGGCTCGCCGCGAGCTTCGCCCTCCTCTTCCCGAGGCCGCTCCTGGCCGCGCCGGCGTTCCTCGTGCTTCCGGCCCTCGCGCGGATCGACCGGGCGCTGGGCACCACGGGCGGCTCGCTCTTCGAGATCCTCACCGTGGTGGGCTACGGCGCCCTCGACCTCGCGATCGTCCTCCTGATCGTGGAGGCGAACCGCCGCGAGGAGGAGCGCCTCGAGCAGCTCGTACGCCTCGAGCGCGCCTTGGGCGAGCTCGCCGTGGCCAACGAGCGCGCCCGCCTCTCCCGGGAGATCCACGACGGCCTCGGCGCGTCGCTCTCGAGCCTCTCGCTCCAGACCCAGTACCTGCTGCAGCTCTGTCCCGACGGCGCCCTCCGCGCCGAGATCGAGGAGCTCCGACTGGCGTCCGGCGACGCCCTCGAGGAGCTGCGCCACGCCCTCCACGTGATGCGCGGCGACTTCGATCTGGCCCGCGCGTCCCGCGAGCACTGCGCCGCCATCGAGCGCCGTTGCCGCCTGCCGATCCGCTTCGAGCAGGAGGGCGAGGCTCCCGCGGCCGGAGAGGCGGGCGAGCTACACCTCACCCTCTTCCGCCTGCTGCAGGAGGCGGTCTCGAACGCGGTGAAGCACGCGGGGCCGACCCGGATCGAGGTCCGACTCGCCTTCGCGCCGGGGTCGAGCTCGCTGACCGTGCGCGACGACGGCGCCGGCTTCGATCCCGACGCGCCCAAGGCGGGACACTACGGGCTCCGCGGCATGAGGGAGCGGGCAAAGCGCTGCGGTGGCGAGGTGTGGATCGAGAGCAGTCTGGGCGCGGGTGCGTGCGTCCGAGTCGAATTTCCCAATCGAGAGAGGCCGCCGGCGGCGGCGTGA
- a CDS encoding electron transfer flavoprotein subunit alpha/FixB family protein: MSNVLVIAEQLEGKLKKASLHALAAGQQLAGRSGGKVIALLLGKGIGAAAAELAAHGPAEVWAADDAKVEHALAETWSKAIEKAAKDSGAAFVVSASTSIGKDVLPRVAARLSAGMASDVLGFGGNGAEVLFKRPMWAGSVIAEVEISTPVKLLTIRTTEFPAAQKAAAAAPVQAFALPDLGAPKTRFVEFRQVKSARPELTEARVVVSGGRGTKGDFKPVDGLADELGAAVGASRAVVDAGWVPNDYQVGQTGKTVAPELYIALGISGAIQHIAGMKGSKVIVAVNKDPDAPIFQIADYGLVGDLFQIAPQLQEAIKAAK, translated from the coding sequence ATGTCGAACGTACTGGTCATCGCCGAGCAGCTCGAAGGCAAGCTGAAGAAGGCATCGCTCCACGCCCTCGCGGCAGGGCAGCAGCTCGCCGGCCGCTCCGGCGGCAAGGTGATCGCGCTCCTCCTCGGCAAGGGGATCGGCGCTGCGGCGGCGGAGCTCGCCGCTCACGGTCCTGCCGAGGTCTGGGCCGCCGACGACGCGAAGGTGGAGCACGCCCTCGCCGAGACGTGGTCGAAGGCCATCGAGAAGGCCGCCAAGGACTCGGGCGCCGCTTTCGTGGTCTCCGCTTCCACTTCGATTGGAAAGGACGTCCTGCCCCGCGTGGCCGCCCGGCTCTCCGCCGGCATGGCCTCCGACGTGCTCGGCTTCGGCGGCAACGGCGCCGAGGTGCTCTTCAAGCGTCCGATGTGGGCCGGCTCGGTGATCGCCGAAGTGGAGATCTCCACTCCGGTGAAGCTCCTCACCATCCGCACCACCGAGTTCCCTGCGGCGCAGAAGGCGGCGGCCGCCGCCCCGGTGCAGGCCTTCGCGCTCCCCGACCTGGGCGCGCCGAAGACCCGCTTCGTGGAGTTCCGCCAGGTGAAGAGCGCCCGCCCCGAGCTCACCGAGGCCCGGGTGGTCGTCTCCGGCGGCCGTGGCACCAAGGGCGATTTCAAGCCCGTGGACGGCCTCGCCGACGAGCTGGGCGCCGCCGTGGGTGCGTCTCGCGCCGTGGTGGACGCGGGCTGGGTGCCCAACGACTACCAGGTCGGCCAGACCGGCAAGACCGTGGCCCCCGAGCTCTACATCGCCCTCGGCATCTCCGGCGCGATCCAGCACATCGCCGGCATGAAGGGCTCGAAGGTCATCGTCGCGGTGAACAAGGATCCGGACGCGCCGATCTTCCAGATCGCCGACTACGGTCTGGTCGGCGACCTCTTCCAGATCGCGCCCCAGCTCCAGGAGGCCATCAAGGCCGCGAAGTAA
- a CDS encoding Ig-like domain-containing protein yields MRLTVDLAPDGDGAFHANGKVGFSVEVEGSPDSVELLGNGKPLLSADPSRPFDWDTTADAEGVYTVQAVARRDGLWAASERLKVVVDRTPPTALLRSPAPGAVVAEGFTVEVVFSEPVLPPTIDGASVRLTAGGTEVPASRMLSFDGKLLSIGSSARLEGTVEIALELSDRISDLAGNALSPVRWTWISPPDRVELKVLGATSSFVYANRLVEFQLSYTGSPDELALVRSGSLWQELSGDSFTWDVTDVPDGEFKISGMATYGGRQVLSDPITVRVDHQRPTATPTSPLEVWPTGPSTLRIDFSKDILPASITEASVRTESERGSSIRATASLEWNRTTMTVSIEGVEVADRLTLHLTDSITDKAGNPLVPATFQFVASAWNTVGGRLVAQDKRGFGSTITARSGGRPIVAWTERVGRASSTGVVRMRQWSGSSWTPMPEPTGARSFEPVLASTSDHRPVVAWTERSDQIGLGSQLYVSTWDGSSWQPLGDSSLNIDPGFDAKEPALALDDSDRPVVAWRQQVNGSPSGFGDTHVFVKRWTGSEWEQLGTSALATDGSSISVSVAVDAEGSPVVAWSQGGLQVRRWDGEAWVPVGSGPSAPNASLPKLVTDPAGGLVLAWIESGTGWTSLIQARRWNGSEWNLLGDGPVNVAGRSWIGTLSLALDPAGKPILAWGENRGHTGYLYLARWDGSTWTDVGTEGYTYGELWQGLSLAMDGERPLVALGLGDGTILVRSPVR; encoded by the coding sequence GTGCGGCTCACCGTCGATCTGGCGCCCGATGGAGACGGCGCCTTCCATGCCAACGGGAAGGTGGGCTTCTCCGTCGAAGTCGAAGGATCACCCGACTCCGTCGAGCTCCTCGGCAACGGCAAGCCCTTGCTCTCAGCCGACCCTTCCCGTCCGTTCGATTGGGACACGACGGCGGACGCGGAGGGGGTCTATACGGTCCAGGCCGTGGCGCGGCGTGATGGCCTCTGGGCCGCGAGCGAGCGGCTTAAGGTCGTCGTCGATCGAACCCCGCCTACTGCCCTGCTTCGCTCTCCCGCTCCGGGAGCCGTGGTCGCGGAGGGCTTCACCGTCGAAGTGGTGTTTTCGGAGCCCGTCCTTCCGCCGACCATCGATGGAGCGTCGGTCCGCCTGACCGCCGGGGGAACCGAGGTCCCGGCCTCGCGCATGCTCTCGTTCGACGGCAAGCTCCTCAGCATCGGTTCTTCGGCGAGGCTGGAGGGGACCGTCGAGATTGCGCTGGAGCTCTCCGACCGGATCTCCGACCTCGCCGGGAACGCGCTCTCCCCCGTGCGCTGGACGTGGATCTCGCCGCCCGATCGCGTGGAGCTGAAGGTCCTCGGCGCCACGAGCTCCTTCGTCTATGCCAATCGCCTCGTCGAATTCCAGCTCTCCTACACCGGGAGCCCCGACGAGCTCGCGCTGGTACGAAGTGGAAGCCTCTGGCAGGAGCTTTCGGGCGATTCCTTCACGTGGGACGTGACGGATGTGCCGGACGGTGAGTTCAAAATCTCCGGGATGGCGACCTATGGCGGTCGCCAGGTCCTCAGCGATCCCATCACGGTCCGCGTCGATCACCAGCGGCCGACGGCAACCCCGACGAGCCCACTCGAGGTGTGGCCGACAGGCCCCTCGACCCTGCGGATCGACTTTTCCAAGGACATCCTCCCGGCTTCGATCACGGAGGCGTCGGTGCGGACCGAGTCCGAGCGCGGGTCGTCGATTCGAGCGACCGCATCGCTCGAATGGAACAGAACCACGATGACCGTCTCGATCGAGGGCGTCGAGGTCGCAGACCGGCTTACCCTTCACCTCACGGACTCCATCACGGATAAGGCCGGAAACCCCCTCGTGCCCGCCACCTTCCAGTTCGTCGCCTCCGCTTGGAACACGGTGGGGGGGAGGCTCGTCGCCCAGGACAAGCGGGGCTTTGGGTCCACCATCACCGCCCGCTCGGGCGGTCGGCCTATCGTGGCCTGGACAGAACGGGTGGGCAGGGCGAGCTCAACCGGCGTCGTGCGCATGAGGCAGTGGAGTGGCAGCTCGTGGACCCCGATGCCCGAGCCCACCGGCGCGCGCTCCTTCGAGCCGGTGCTGGCGTCGACCTCCGACCATCGGCCGGTCGTCGCATGGACCGAGCGCTCGGATCAGATCGGACTGGGCTCCCAGCTCTACGTCAGCACGTGGGATGGTTCGAGCTGGCAGCCCCTCGGCGACTCGAGCCTGAACATCGATCCCGGCTTCGACGCCAAGGAGCCGGCGCTGGCCCTCGACGACTCGGACAGGCCAGTCGTAGCGTGGCGGCAGCAGGTGAACGGCAGCCCTTCGGGGTTCGGCGATACCCATGTATTCGTGAAGCGCTGGACCGGATCGGAGTGGGAGCAGCTAGGGACGAGCGCGCTGGCGACCGATGGATCGAGCATCAGTGTCTCTGTCGCGGTCGACGCGGAGGGCTCGCCCGTGGTGGCCTGGTCCCAGGGCGGCCTGCAGGTTCGGCGGTGGGATGGGGAGGCGTGGGTCCCGGTGGGGAGCGGACCGTCGGCGCCGAACGCGTCCTTGCCCAAGCTCGTAACGGATCCAGCGGGCGGCCTCGTGCTCGCGTGGATCGAGTCAGGCACCGGCTGGACCTCTCTCATCCAGGCGAGACGATGGAACGGCTCGGAGTGGAATCTGCTCGGCGACGGGCCGGTGAATGTCGCAGGCAGAAGTTGGATTGGCACACTGTCCCTGGCGCTCGATCCCGCGGGCAAGCCCATCCTCGCGTGGGGCGAGAATCGCGGGCACACCGGATACCTCTATCTCGCGCGATGGGACGGGAGCACCTGGACAGACGTGGGGACCGAGGGCTACACCTACGGGGAACTCTGGCAAGGGCTTTCCCTCGCGATGGACGGTGAGCGGCCTCTTGTCGCCCTCGGGCTCGGCGACGGCACGATCCTGGTCCGCAGTCCAGTGCGCTGA
- a CDS encoding electron transfer flavoprotein subunit beta/FixA family protein has protein sequence MKILCAVKRVEDPEQKIKVKPDGSGIVLDGMNYKPNPYDEIAVEEALRIKEKQGGGEVVVVSVGDEKFVTEMRHALAMGADRAILVKLSGPTDSDGAARLLAKVVEKEKPDLVICGRQAVDDDQAQTGQLLAEYLGWGQATFAAKVESLESAEEKSKVPGLQIEGNHVKVIREVDGGLEIVDVDLPAVVTTELRLNMPRYASLPGIMKAKKKAIEELTPEALGVDVSPKVKVRTLASPPARKGGVKVPDVATLMDKLKNEAKVI, from the coding sequence GTGAAGATTCTATGCGCAGTGAAGCGGGTCGAGGATCCGGAGCAGAAGATCAAGGTGAAGCCGGACGGCTCCGGGATCGTGCTCGACGGCATGAACTACAAGCCGAACCCCTACGACGAGATCGCCGTGGAGGAGGCCCTGCGCATCAAGGAGAAGCAGGGAGGCGGTGAGGTGGTGGTGGTCTCGGTGGGCGACGAGAAGTTCGTCACCGAGATGCGTCACGCGCTGGCCATGGGCGCCGACCGCGCCATCCTGGTGAAGCTCTCCGGCCCGACCGACTCCGACGGCGCCGCCCGGCTCCTGGCCAAGGTGGTGGAGAAGGAGAAGCCGGACCTCGTGATCTGCGGCCGCCAGGCGGTTGACGACGATCAGGCCCAGACGGGCCAGCTCCTCGCCGAGTACCTCGGCTGGGGCCAGGCGACCTTCGCCGCCAAGGTGGAGAGCCTCGAGTCCGCCGAGGAGAAGAGCAAGGTCCCCGGCCTCCAGATCGAGGGCAACCACGTGAAGGTGATCCGCGAGGTGGACGGCGGTCTCGAGATTGTGGACGTCGACCTCCCCGCTGTGGTGACCACCGAGCTGCGGCTGAACATGCCGCGCTACGCCTCGCTCCCCGGGATCATGAAGGCGAAGAAGAAGGCCATCGAGGAGCTCACGCCCGAGGCCCTCGGCGTGGACGTCTCGCCCAAGGTGAAGGTGCGCACGCTCGCGAGCCCGCCGGCGCGCAAGGGCGGCGTGAAGGTCCCCGACGTGGCCACCCTCATGGACAAGCTCAAGAACGAAGCCAAGGTCATCTAG
- a CDS encoding phage holin family protein has translation METSAERAARPRSSPETTLGGELRSAIDAVGRLVRDHIDLAKLEIREEAKKASIDVGLGLAAIPFGLAALIMLDVALAIGLSSWVHGAWAFLIVGGLNLIIGGGLGTFSAARLSRKRRLEALEAELDNNRSFAAQLRSRLRAGRLR, from the coding sequence ATGGAGACCTCCGCCGAACGAGCCGCCCGCCCGAGGTCGTCGCCGGAGACCACCCTGGGGGGCGAGCTCCGCTCCGCGATCGACGCCGTCGGTCGCCTCGTCCGCGATCACATCGACCTGGCGAAGCTCGAGATCCGCGAAGAGGCCAAGAAGGCCTCGATCGACGTGGGGCTGGGCCTTGCGGCCATCCCATTCGGGCTCGCGGCGCTGATCATGCTCGACGTCGCCCTCGCGATCGGGCTCTCGAGCTGGGTCCACGGAGCGTGGGCCTTCCTGATCGTCGGAGGGCTCAACCTGATCATCGGCGGCGGGCTCGGGACCTTCTCGGCGGCGCGGCTGAGCCGCAAACGCCGGCTCGAGGCGCTCGAGGCGGAGCTCGACAACAATCGGAGCTTCGCGGCGCAGCTCCGGTCCCGGCTCCGCGCCGGACGGCTCCGGTAG
- a CDS encoding response regulator, which yields MSDPIRVLVVEDQPKILEPLLKLLGGFPTVSIVGAARSGEEALEEAARLRPQVVLCDLGLPGISGIDVTRVLKSRPEPTEVLVFTVFEEEEKVLAAIQAGASGYLLKGAPAAKVVEAIEEVHAGGTVIQPSLARKLLGHFRAPVDEPAPPPANEEGPNLSPRETEILQLIAKGLTNPEVAEILSLSRSTIRTHLEHIYMKLEVTNRVEAVTEGLRKRLIEA from the coding sequence ATGAGCGATCCCATCCGCGTGCTGGTCGTCGAGGACCAGCCCAAGATCCTGGAGCCGCTGCTCAAGCTCCTCGGCGGATTTCCCACCGTGTCGATCGTCGGCGCGGCCCGGAGCGGCGAGGAGGCACTCGAGGAGGCCGCACGGCTGCGCCCCCAGGTGGTCCTCTGCGACCTCGGCCTGCCCGGGATCAGCGGGATCGACGTGACCCGCGTGCTCAAATCGCGCCCGGAGCCCACGGAGGTCCTCGTGTTCACGGTCTTCGAGGAGGAGGAGAAGGTCCTCGCCGCGATCCAGGCCGGCGCGTCGGGCTACCTCCTCAAAGGCGCACCGGCTGCCAAGGTCGTCGAGGCAATCGAGGAGGTGCACGCCGGGGGCACGGTGATCCAGCCTTCCCTGGCCCGCAAGCTCCTCGGGCACTTCCGCGCGCCGGTCGATGAGCCCGCGCCGCCGCCGGCGAACGAAGAGGGCCCGAACCTCTCGCCGCGGGAGACCGAGATCCTCCAGCTCATCGCGAAGGGGCTGACCAACCCCGAGGTCGCCGAGATCCTCTCGCTCTCCCGTTCCACCATCCGTACGCACCTCGAGCACATCTACATGAAGCTCGAGGTCACGAACCGGGTCGAGGCCGTGACCGAAGGCCTCCGCAAGCGCCTGATCGAAGCATGA
- a CDS encoding TetR/AcrR family transcriptional regulator — translation MADGTISAREQAKGDKRARIVDAAIRVFAEKGFHLATVAEVAREAGVADGTIYLYFKNKDDLLACLFEERMVELNALMSAELAKTDGALEQLRTFVRTHLRMVQERPALAQVLIVELRQSARLVKAHKAAGFASYLDILGRIIEAGAADGSVRAGVDTRSLRRAIFGALDEVALSWLLGGRRFDLEKNAEQLAELFARGLAAGT, via the coding sequence GTGGCAGACGGGACGATCAGCGCACGTGAGCAGGCGAAGGGCGACAAGCGCGCCCGCATCGTCGACGCCGCGATCCGCGTCTTCGCCGAGAAGGGCTTCCACCTCGCGACGGTGGCGGAGGTCGCTCGGGAGGCCGGCGTCGCCGACGGTACCATCTACCTCTACTTCAAGAACAAGGACGATCTGCTCGCCTGCCTCTTCGAGGAGCGGATGGTCGAGCTGAACGCCCTGATGTCCGCCGAGCTGGCCAAGACCGACGGCGCCCTCGAGCAGCTCCGCACCTTCGTTCGCACCCACCTGCGGATGGTGCAGGAGCGGCCCGCCCTGGCGCAGGTCCTGATCGTCGAGCTTCGCCAGTCTGCGCGGCTGGTGAAGGCCCACAAGGCCGCCGGCTTCGCCTCCTACCTCGACATCCTCGGCCGGATCATCGAGGCCGGGGCCGCCGACGGGAGCGTGCGGGCTGGCGTGGACACCCGCTCGCTCCGCCGCGCCATCTTCGGCGCCCTGGACGAGGTGGCGCTCTCGTGGCTGTTGGGCGGTCGGCGCTTCGATCTGGAAAAGAACGCGGAGCAGCTCGCCGAGCTCTTCGCCCGTGGCCTCGCAGCAGGGACCTGA
- a CDS encoding acyl-CoA dehydrogenase family protein: MDFQLTPDQIALRDTARKFAREEMVPVAKGYDQTGEFPLPVIAKGFELGLMNMTLPVELGGLGLSHFEQALVVEELAAGCAGISTSMIANDLALLPILIGGTAEQKERLVKPFSETLRFASFGLTEPGAGSDVSGLATTAVRDGDHYVLNGSKMWITNGGHADQFTIFATVDKKAGRKGITCFVVEGRPEGLSSGHHEDKLGQRASNTVALTLENVRVPVANRIGAEGQGWEIAMGTLDNSRPLTAMLAVGIGRAAMDHAIAYAKERKQFGQPIASFQAIQFMIADMATELHAARLLSYEAAAQLDAGQRNTLVSSHAKRFAADTAMKVCTDAVQIFGGYGYSKEYPVEKLFRDAKLIQIYEGTSQIQRMVIARELLKG, from the coding sequence ATGGACTTCCAGCTCACCCCCGACCAGATCGCCCTGCGCGACACCGCCCGCAAGTTCGCCCGCGAGGAGATGGTGCCCGTCGCCAAGGGCTACGACCAGACCGGCGAGTTCCCGCTGCCGGTGATCGCCAAGGGCTTCGAGCTCGGGCTGATGAACATGACCCTGCCGGTGGAGCTCGGCGGCCTGGGCCTCTCGCACTTCGAGCAGGCCCTGGTGGTGGAGGAGCTCGCCGCGGGATGCGCTGGCATCTCGACCTCGATGATCGCGAACGACCTCGCGCTGCTGCCGATCCTCATCGGCGGCACGGCCGAGCAGAAGGAGCGCCTGGTCAAGCCATTCAGCGAGACCCTGCGCTTCGCGTCGTTCGGCCTCACGGAGCCGGGCGCGGGTTCGGACGTCTCGGGCCTCGCCACCACCGCGGTTCGCGACGGCGACCACTACGTGTTGAACGGCTCGAAGATGTGGATCACGAACGGCGGCCACGCCGACCAGTTCACGATCTTCGCCACCGTCGATAAGAAGGCGGGCCGCAAGGGGATCACCTGCTTCGTGGTCGAGGGGCGCCCGGAGGGGCTCAGCTCCGGCCACCACGAGGACAAGCTCGGGCAGCGGGCCTCGAACACCGTGGCCCTCACCCTCGAGAACGTCCGGGTGCCCGTCGCGAACCGGATCGGGGCGGAGGGGCAGGGCTGGGAGATCGCGATGGGCACCCTGGACAACTCCCGGCCCCTCACCGCGATGCTGGCGGTCGGGATCGGGCGGGCCGCCATGGACCACGCCATCGCCTACGCCAAGGAGCGCAAGCAGTTCGGCCAGCCCATCGCGAGCTTCCAGGCGATCCAGTTCATGATCGCCGATATGGCGACCGAGCTCCACGCGGCCCGGCTGCTCTCCTACGAGGCGGCCGCCCAGCTTGACGCAGGCCAGCGCAACACCCTGGTGTCGTCGCACGCGAAGCGTTTCGCGGCGGACACCGCCATGAAGGTCTGCACCGACGCCGTGCAGATCTTCGGCGGTTACGGCTATTCGAAGGAGTATCCCGTGGAGAAGCTCTTCCGCGACGCGAAGCTCATCCAGATCTACGAGGGCACCTCGCAGATCCAGCGGATGGTGATCGCCCGCGAGCTTCTCAAGGGTTGA
- a CDS encoding HesA/MoeB/ThiF family protein → MGRTKRALVIGAGGLGSATLPLLARSGVELRVFDDDVVSLSNLQRQLLFRTRDVGRPKVDVALERLAALVPGARVEGIRERLTVENAEALAGDADVVLDGSDNFATRFLVNDACVLVGTPLVHGGILRFTGQVLAVMPKVTSCYRCLFEAPPAEGVVPSCAEAGVLGALCGIVGARMATAAGAILSGAPVGDLLLVHDALTGRDRGVKLGRDPSCAVCGDEPTIRALDAARYGAEACAA, encoded by the coding sequence ATGGGCAGGACGAAGCGGGCGCTGGTGATTGGAGCGGGAGGGCTGGGGAGCGCGACCTTGCCGCTGTTGGCCCGCTCGGGCGTCGAGCTCCGCGTGTTCGACGACGACGTCGTCTCGCTGAGCAACCTGCAGCGTCAGCTCCTCTTCCGCACCCGAGACGTGGGCCGGCCCAAGGTCGACGTCGCACTCGAGCGGCTCGCCGCCCTCGTACCCGGCGCCCGCGTGGAGGGGATCCGCGAGCGCCTCACCGTCGAGAACGCAGAGGCCCTCGCGGGCGATGCCGACGTGGTCCTTGACGGCAGCGACAACTTCGCCACGCGCTTTCTCGTGAACGACGCCTGCGTCCTCGTGGGAACGCCCCTGGTCCATGGCGGGATCCTCCGCTTCACCGGTCAAGTGCTCGCTGTCATGCCCAAGGTTACCTCATGTTACCGCTGTCTGTTCGAGGCGCCTCCTGCGGAGGGGGTGGTCCCCTCCTGCGCCGAGGCCGGCGTCCTCGGCGCGCTATGCGGAATCGTGGGCGCGCGGATGGCGACGGCGGCGGGCGCGATCCTGTCGGGCGCCCCTGTAGGAGACCTCCTCCTGGTTCACGACGCCCTCACCGGCCGTGACCGCGGCGTGAAGCTGGGCCGTGACCCCTCCTGCGCGGTCTGCGGCGACGAGCCCA